The following are from one region of the Ignavibacteriota bacterium genome:
- a CDS encoding cyclohexa-1,5-dienecarbonyl-CoA hydratase — MHKIKLEYSHNSSVARIILDDGKGNILDKIMMSELIELLNSFAGKKDLKLITIEGSGKHFSFGASVEEHTKENSAAMLKQFHKIFYLIIDLSIPVLAKISGQCLGGGLELALVCNFLFADKSAKLGQPEILLGVFAPPASLLLPMKIGNALAEELLITGKSITAEEGKNIGLINEVFESREEMDKSLDVWIEKNISGKSASSLRYAVKAARSSFNKNLKEMLPQLEEMYLNSLMKTQDANEGINSFLEKRKPLWKNN, encoded by the coding sequence ATGCACAAGATAAAATTAGAATACTCTCACAATAGCTCCGTTGCTCGCATTATTCTCGATGATGGCAAAGGAAATATACTTGACAAAATAATGATGAGCGAATTAATTGAATTGCTCAATTCCTTTGCAGGGAAAAAAGATCTGAAGCTTATTACAATTGAAGGTTCGGGAAAACATTTTTCATTTGGCGCAAGTGTGGAAGAACATACAAAGGAAAACTCTGCCGCAATGCTGAAACAATTTCATAAAATATTTTATTTAATTATTGATCTTTCAATTCCGGTTCTGGCAAAAATTTCTGGTCAGTGTCTTGGTGGTGGACTTGAACTTGCTCTTGTCTGTAATTTTCTTTTTGCAGACAAATCAGCAAAGCTTGGTCAGCCCGAAATTTTACTCGGTGTTTTTGCACCTCCTGCTTCTTTACTGCTACCGATGAAAATTGGTAATGCACTTGCGGAAGAACTGCTCATCACCGGTAAATCTATTACTGCTGAAGAAGGAAAAAATATTGGACTAATAAATGAAGTTTTTGAATCACGTGAAGAAATGGATAAATCACTTGATGTTTGGATCGAAAAAAATATATCCGGCAAAAGTGCCTCATCACTTCGTTATGCAGTTAAAGCAGCACGTTCTTCATTCAATAAAAATTTAAAGGAAATGTTACCTCAGCTTGAAGAGATGTACTTAAACAGCCTGATGAAAACACAAGATGCAAACGAGGGAATAAATTCTTTTCTTGAAAAAAGAAAACCTCTTTGGAAAAACAACTGA
- the oah gene encoding 6-oxocyclohex-1-ene-1-carbonyl-CoA hydratase encodes MLIDHNLTPVEYKEIIFEKRSCLDHSAKPIEGLFNAWIIINNPKQYNSYTTQAVKEIILAFREASNDRSVVAIVFTAVGDKAFCTGGNTKEYAEYYAGNPQEYKQYMRLFNDMVSAILMSDKPVINRVNGMRIGGGQEIGMACDFSIAQDLSRFGQAGPKHGSAPDGGSTDFLPLFVGVEKAFYSCTVCDPWSAHEAFRNGLLTEIVSALKVNGKFIPNPLVHTDKWLNENGEIIYGTFKRGEDAEKAKEVLKTGEVDLSLLDKCVENLCTKLAYLMPNCLSKTLNSIRKHKLEYWDKNKESNRDWLALNMMTEAKAGFRAFNDGPKDSREVDFIKMRQLLAKGHEWNDDLIKAISPYYQNK; translated from the coding sequence ATGCTTATAGATCATAATTTAACACCTGTTGAATACAAAGAAATTATTTTCGAAAAACGATCCTGTCTCGATCACTCCGCTAAACCGATCGAAGGATTGTTCAATGCCTGGATTATTATTAATAATCCAAAGCAATATAATTCATATACAACACAGGCTGTAAAAGAAATTATCCTTGCATTCAGAGAAGCCTCAAATGACAGAAGCGTGGTTGCAATAGTCTTCACTGCTGTTGGTGACAAAGCTTTCTGCACAGGTGGAAATACAAAAGAATATGCTGAATACTACGCTGGAAATCCGCAAGAGTATAAACAATATATGCGGCTCTTCAACGATATGGTTTCCGCAATTTTAATGAGCGATAAACCTGTTATTAACAGAGTAAATGGAATGAGGATTGGCGGTGGACAGGAAATCGGAATGGCATGTGATTTTTCAATTGCTCAGGATCTTTCAAGATTCGGTCAAGCTGGTCCAAAACATGGAAGCGCCCCTGATGGTGGTTCAACAGATTTTCTACCTCTGTTTGTTGGAGTTGAAAAAGCATTTTATTCATGCACAGTTTGCGATCCATGGTCTGCTCACGAAGCATTCAGAAATGGTTTGCTGACCGAAATAGTTTCTGCACTAAAAGTTAATGGTAAATTTATTCCAAATCCTCTTGTTCACACAGATAAATGGTTGAATGAAAATGGCGAAATAATCTATGGAACTTTTAAGAGAGGTGAAGATGCGGAAAAAGCCAAAGAAGTTTTAAAGACTGGTGAAGTAGATCTGTCATTGCTTGATAAATGTGTCGAAAATCTTTGCACAAAACTTGCTTACCTGATGCCTAATTGTTTAAGTAAAACTTTGAATTCAATCAGGAAGCATAAATTAGAATATTGGGATAAGAATAAAGAAAGCAACAGGGATTGGCTTGCACTTAACATGATGACGGAAGCAAAAGCCGGCTTTAGAGCTTTTAATGATGGACCAAAAGACAGCAGAGAAGTTGATTTTATTAAGATGCGACAACTTCTTGCAAAAGGACATGAATGGAATGATGATTTGATAAAAGCAATTTCGCCGTATTATCAGAATAAATAA
- the had gene encoding 6-hydroxycyclohex-1-ene-1-carbonyl-CoA dehydrogenase — MKDNSILSYKMTEQNGEFVLTENSFPQLKEGEVLVKVAGCGVCHTDISFWHYGVKVRHPLPLTLGHEISGTVISGSEKWLNKNVIIPAVLPCGECELCRRGRSNICQKQLMPGNDFDGGFATHIKVPSKFLCEVPENVLSKYSLETLAVIADAVTTPYQVIKKSELIEGDAAIILGVGGIGIYGVLLAKILGAKVIALDINDAKLQIAEQNDADVVLNIKDLDIKTIKSKLREFVNRLNVSEYCWKIFEMSGTKAGQELAFALLSFASTLSIVGFTLDKLEVRLSNLMAFDASLIGTWGCKPELYPEVLELVANDKLKIDQFVQTFPLSKINEVFKNTLEHKYTKRSVLVPDFNY, encoded by the coding sequence GTGAAGGACAATTCAATTCTCTCTTATAAAATGACTGAACAAAATGGCGAATTTGTTCTTACAGAAAATTCGTTCCCACAGCTTAAAGAAGGTGAGGTGCTTGTGAAAGTTGCAGGCTGTGGTGTTTGTCATACTGATATCAGCTTCTGGCATTATGGTGTAAAAGTACGCCATCCTTTACCTCTTACATTAGGTCACGAAATCAGCGGAACAGTAATCAGCGGTTCTGAAAAATGGTTGAACAAAAATGTAATCATTCCGGCTGTGCTGCCTTGCGGTGAATGCGAATTATGCCGGAGAGGCAGAAGCAATATATGTCAGAAACAGTTGATGCCGGGAAATGATTTTGATGGCGGATTTGCAACTCATATCAAAGTTCCTTCAAAGTTTTTGTGTGAGGTACCGGAAAATGTTCTGAGTAAATATTCTCTCGAAACTCTTGCTGTTATTGCTGATGCTGTTACTACTCCTTATCAGGTAATAAAAAAATCAGAATTAATAGAAGGTGATGCGGCAATAATTTTAGGTGTCGGTGGAATAGGAATTTATGGAGTCCTTCTTGCAAAAATATTGGGGGCTAAAGTTATTGCTCTTGATATTAATGACGCCAAACTTCAAATCGCAGAACAAAACGATGCTGATGTTGTATTGAATATTAAAGATCTGGATATCAAAACTATAAAATCAAAACTCAGAGAATTTGTAAACAGATTAAATGTTTCCGAATACTGCTGGAAGATTTTTGAAATGTCTGGTACAAAAGCAGGACAGGAACTTGCATTTGCTCTTTTAAGTTTTGCATCAACGCTTTCGATAGTCGGATTTACTCTCGATAAGCTTGAAGTAAGATTAAGTAACCTGATGGCGTTTGATGCTTCACTTATCGGAACCTGGGGATGCAAACCAGAATTATATCCCGAAGTTCTTGAACTGGTTGCAAATGATAAGTTAAAAATTGATCAGTTTGTTCAAACTTTTCCTCTTTCAAAAATTAATGAAGTTTTTAAGAACACTCTTGAACATAAATATACAAAACGGTCTGTACTGGTTCCTGATTTTAATTACTAA
- a CDS encoding thiolase family protein gives MKSYHSKEKGIGIVYDDIYLLGGARTPFGKLAGALATVSPTDLGIFACKAALKKSSVSPSEIDQTIVANIGQSSYDAYFLPRHISLYSGVRTEVPVIMVQRICASGFETIIAAAEQITLGKADVILCAGTESMSLAPTVSFGNRMGYQLGRVEFKDMLWEALNDTAAGCAMGFTAENVAKKFGITRSEADEFAFRSFSRTNSAIERGFFKDEIINISSATFEVEGLSPRKVKLPKKSENFSVDENVRSTTSEELSKLPPVFGKDGIQTAGNSSGIVDGAASVVVAHKNFIESKKLQRLVRVAASTSAGIDPKIMGLSPVPAIRLLLEITGLKLDDIGLIEINEAFAAQFIGCERELNFDRNIANVNGGAIAIGHPLAATGLRISLTLAREMLNRKVKYGIASACIGGGQGTAVLLQNENL, from the coding sequence ATGAAATCATACCACAGTAAAGAAAAAGGAATCGGGATTGTTTATGATGATATTTATCTGCTTGGTGGTGCAAGAACTCCATTTGGTAAATTAGCTGGTGCTCTTGCAACCGTTTCGCCAACCGATTTGGGAATCTTTGCGTGTAAAGCAGCATTGAAAAAATCATCAGTAAGTCCCTCAGAAATCGATCAAACTATAGTTGCTAATATCGGACAAAGCTCGTACGATGCTTACTTCCTGCCAAGACACATTTCTCTTTACTCAGGTGTTCGGACAGAAGTTCCTGTAATAATGGTACAGAGAATTTGTGCATCAGGATTTGAAACTATAATTGCCGCAGCCGAACAAATTACACTTGGAAAAGCGGATGTTATTTTGTGTGCTGGAACAGAAAGTATGTCATTAGCGCCGACAGTCAGCTTCGGAAACAGGATGGGTTATCAGTTAGGGAGAGTTGAGTTCAAAGATATGCTTTGGGAAGCATTGAATGATACTGCTGCAGGATGCGCAATGGGTTTCACAGCTGAAAATGTGGCAAAGAAATTTGGAATTACTCGCAGTGAAGCAGATGAGTTTGCTTTCCGGTCTTTCAGCAGAACCAACTCAGCTATTGAAAGAGGTTTCTTCAAAGATGAAATAATAAATATTTCATCTGCAACTTTTGAAGTTGAAGGATTATCACCTAGAAAAGTAAAACTTCCTAAAAAATCTGAAAACTTTTCTGTTGATGAAAATGTCAGATCAACAACCTCTGAAGAACTATCCAAACTTCCACCTGTTTTTGGGAAAGATGGAATTCAGACTGCAGGCAATTCAAGCGGTATTGTTGACGGTGCCGCTTCGGTTGTGGTTGCTCATAAAAATTTTATTGAATCAAAAAAACTACAGCGGCTGGTAAGGGTTGCTGCTTCCACTTCAGCAGGTATTGATCCAAAAATTATGGGATTGAGTCCGGTTCCTGCAATCAGATTGCTTCTTGAAATTACCGGATTAAAATTAGATGATATTGGTTTGATTGAAATTAATGAAGCATTTGCTGCACAATTTATTGGATGCGAACGCGAATTAAATTTTGACAGGAATATTGCAAATGTCAACGGAGGTGCAATTGCAATCGGACATCCATTGGCAGCAACCGGATTGAGAATTTCACTTACACTTGCAAGAGAAATGTTGAACAGAAAAGTTAAATACGGTATTGCTTCTGCATGTATTGGCGGCGGACAAGGAACTGCAGTGCTTCTTCAAAACGAAAATTTATAA
- a CDS encoding molybdopterin-dependent oxidoreductase, which yields MKQLIKIKVNGNEYEVAVKPVTTLATLLREELRLTGTKVGCEMGDCGACTVLLNGKAVNSCLVLAIQAEGQSITTIEGIANGENLHPIQRAFVEKGAIQCGYCTPGMVIRTKSFLDETPHPSEEQIKEALSGNLCRCTGYTKIIEAVETAVEYLDGKEPKPIEYQPQKSAMNLSVVGKRLPKLDAPDKATGRAIYTDDIVLPNMIFGKLLLSPLPHAKIKSIDTSEALKLSGVKAILTGADVPEITYGTSPPRYDENVLAIDKVRYVGDVIAAVAAVDEETCCKALKLIKVDFDELPAVFDPIEAMKDGAPRLFDDKFENNINTSVNHHFGDVEKGFAEADYVREERFIGNRTYQNSMEPHVAIAEWDRHGRVTLYTSTQVVHYVHHQLSRILNLPLGNIRVIMTNCGGGFGAKAATNMLEVLSILLAKKTGCPVKMRFNREEMYLYGRGRHKQYIDLKIGVKKDGRITAVQQKVILEGGAYSSFGVVTTYYAGSMLPTLYKMPNYKYDGYRINTNLPPCGAFRGHGTPHPRFAFESLLSMIADDIGMDHIDIRLKNAMEPETRTCNDLDIHSCELKACLELARKKSGWDKKKGKLPKGRGIGIGCGGFVSGAGYPIYRSQFPHSNAIIRVLEDGSKAVLYIGDADIGQGSNTVLAQAAAEGMGITLDKISVVAADSDLTPIGFGAYSSRVTLMGGNASKMAGDEVRKQILPFASGLLNVCEEKIEARENKFYEKNNSENFVPWDKVAAEFFSKKGPLVGRGHYSPPEGLGGKYKGATVGTSPAFSFSASVCEVEVDMETGKVKVLNFWDAHDCGTAINPLAVEGQIEGAIVMTMSETLLEDQVFNSKGKLLNGDLHNYLIATSADIPAIDTSIVDSYEPNGPFGAKEVGEGATLPILGAIANAVADAIGVRIFELPITPEKVLNAINSKKKPD from the coding sequence TTGAAACAATTAATAAAAATTAAAGTTAATGGTAATGAATATGAAGTGGCTGTAAAGCCCGTAACTACTTTAGCCACACTACTTCGTGAAGAACTTCGGCTTACAGGAACAAAGGTTGGCTGTGAAATGGGCGATTGCGGCGCTTGCACAGTTCTGCTAAACGGTAAAGCAGTTAACTCTTGTTTGGTTCTTGCAATTCAGGCAGAAGGACAAAGTATTACTACCATTGAAGGCATTGCCAATGGTGAAAATCTTCATCCTATCCAGAGAGCATTTGTTGAAAAAGGTGCGATACAATGCGGTTACTGTACTCCCGGAATGGTAATAAGAACGAAATCATTTCTTGATGAAACACCACATCCATCTGAAGAACAAATTAAAGAAGCGTTGTCAGGAAACCTTTGCAGATGCACGGGCTATACAAAAATTATTGAAGCTGTTGAAACTGCTGTTGAATATCTTGATGGAAAAGAACCAAAACCAATTGAATATCAGCCGCAAAAATCTGCAATGAATCTTTCAGTTGTGGGAAAACGACTCCCGAAATTGGACGCTCCTGATAAAGCAACAGGGAGAGCAATTTATACTGATGATATAGTTCTTCCGAATATGATTTTTGGAAAACTTCTCTTAAGTCCTCTTCCTCACGCAAAAATTAAATCAATAGATACTTCCGAAGCTTTAAAACTTTCTGGAGTGAAAGCAATACTGACCGGCGCCGATGTACCTGAAATTACATACGGAACATCACCGCCCCGCTACGATGAAAATGTTCTGGCGATTGATAAAGTAAGATATGTTGGTGATGTGATTGCTGCTGTTGCTGCAGTTGATGAAGAAACTTGCTGCAAAGCTCTAAAATTAATTAAAGTAGATTTTGATGAGCTGCCTGCTGTATTCGATCCGATTGAAGCCATGAAAGATGGTGCACCACGTCTGTTCGATGATAAATTTGAAAATAATATTAACACAAGTGTTAATCATCACTTTGGTGATGTTGAAAAAGGTTTTGCCGAAGCAGATTATGTTAGAGAAGAAAGATTTATTGGCAACAGAACTTATCAGAACTCAATGGAACCACACGTTGCTATTGCTGAATGGGACAGACACGGAAGAGTTACACTATACACTTCCACACAGGTTGTTCACTATGTTCATCATCAGCTTTCTCGCATACTTAATTTGCCTCTTGGAAATATCAGAGTAATAATGACAAACTGCGGTGGCGGCTTCGGCGCAAAAGCTGCCACAAACATGCTGGAAGTTCTTTCAATTCTTCTTGCAAAAAAAACCGGCTGCCCTGTTAAGATGCGTTTCAACAGAGAGGAAATGTATTTGTATGGCAGAGGCAGACACAAACAATATATTGATCTGAAAATTGGTGTAAAAAAAGATGGAAGAATTACTGCAGTTCAGCAAAAAGTTATTCTCGAAGGCGGAGCTTATTCAAGTTTCGGAGTCGTCACAACTTATTATGCTGGTTCAATGCTGCCAACTCTGTATAAAATGCCTAACTACAAATATGACGGTTACAGAATAAATACAAATCTTCCTCCATGCGGAGCTTTCCGCGGTCATGGAACGCCCCATCCTCGTTTCGCTTTCGAGTCTCTGCTTTCAATGATTGCTGATGATATTGGTATGGATCATATTGACATTCGTTTAAAGAATGCAATGGAACCGGAAACGCGAACTTGTAATGATCTCGATATTCATTCCTGCGAATTAAAAGCTTGCCTTGAACTGGCAAGAAAAAAATCAGGATGGGATAAAAAGAAAGGCAAACTTCCAAAAGGAAGAGGAATTGGTATCGGATGTGGTGGATTTGTATCAGGTGCAGGTTATCCTATTTATAGATCACAATTTCCGCACTCCAATGCAATCATTCGTGTTTTAGAAGATGGTTCCAAAGCAGTTTTATATATCGGTGATGCAGATATAGGTCAGGGATCAAATACTGTTTTAGCACAGGCAGCAGCAGAAGGAATGGGAATTACTCTTGATAAAATAAGTGTGGTTGCTGCCGACAGTGATTTAACTCCAATAGGTTTCGGGGCTTACTCAAGCCGGGTTACACTAATGGGAGGCAATGCCTCTAAAATGGCTGGCGATGAAGTAAGAAAACAGATTCTTCCGTTTGCCTCCGGTTTATTAAATGTATGTGAAGAAAAAATTGAAGCACGTGAAAATAAATTTTATGAAAAAAATAACTCAGAAAATTTTGTTCCGTGGGATAAAGTGGCGGCGGAATTCTTTTCAAAGAAAGGTCCGCTTGTTGGACGTGGTCATTACTCACCACCAGAAGGGCTTGGAGGAAAATATAAAGGCGCAACTGTGGGAACATCCCCGGCTTTTTCTTTCTCGGCTTCTGTTTGTGAAGTTGAGGTTGATATGGAAACAGGAAAAGTTAAAGTGCTTAATTTCTGGGATGCTCATGATTGCGGAACCGCTATCAACCCTCTGGCTGTTGAAGGACAGATTGAAGGTGCAATTGTTATGACTATGAGCGAAACTTTGCTTGAAGATCAGGTTTTCAATTCAAAAGGAAAGCTGCTCAACGGGGATTTGCATAATTATTTGATTGCAACTTCTGCAGACATACCGGCAATTGATACTTCAATTGTTGACAGTTATGAACCGAATGGTCCGTTCGGTGCAAAGGAAGTGGGTGAAGGTGCTACTCTTCCGATTCTAGGAGCAATTGCAAATGCTGTTGCAGATGCAATTGGTGTGAGAATATTTGAGCTCCCGATCACTCCGGAAAAAGTTCTGAATGCTATAAATAGTAAGAAGAAACCAGACTGA
- a CDS encoding xanthine dehydrogenase family protein subunit M — MYLPDFIYHKPQNLQEACSLLEKSENGAAIAGGTDVLVEMKKELRNNNELISLSGISELKIINEDDKNLYIGAAVTHNEIIESSLIKKSFSVLSETAKEIGSDQIRNTGTIGGNLCTGASCCDMAPVLIAGNANLEVVSVRSKRNISIKDFFLNHKKTSLEKGEILSRIIIPKVKAGSGISFLKFGLREAASISVASSAVMIRIDGNVVADSMVVVGAVAPTPVVSKSASDILNGEKIDEIETNLMLLDKVGEAVKKDSLPIDDIRGSAYFRRNLVKTLSQRTLIEAINRAKKSLKK, encoded by the coding sequence ATGTATTTGCCGGATTTTATATACCATAAACCTCAAAATCTTCAGGAAGCATGTTCACTTCTTGAGAAGTCTGAAAACGGAGCTGCGATTGCAGGAGGCACCGATGTTCTCGTCGAAATGAAAAAAGAGCTGCGTAATAACAATGAGTTGATTTCACTTTCAGGAATAAGTGAATTAAAAATTATCAATGAAGATGATAAGAATCTGTATATCGGCGCTGCTGTAACCCACAACGAAATAATTGAATCATCATTAATTAAAAAAAGTTTTTCTGTTCTTTCAGAAACTGCGAAGGAAATAGGCAGTGACCAGATACGGAACACAGGAACAATAGGTGGAAATCTTTGCACGGGTGCTTCCTGCTGTGATATGGCACCTGTTTTAATTGCTGGTAATGCAAATCTCGAAGTGGTTTCTGTCCGGAGTAAAAGGAATATATCAATTAAAGACTTCTTCCTGAATCACAAAAAAACTTCACTTGAAAAAGGAGAAATATTATCCCGGATAATCATACCTAAAGTTAAAGCCGGATCAGGAATAAGTTTTCTCAAGTTTGGTTTAAGAGAAGCCGCATCTATTTCTGTTGCTTCTTCAGCAGTTATGATTAGAATTGATGGAAATGTTGTCGCTGATTCTATGGTTGTTGTCGGTGCTGTTGCACCAACACCTGTTGTAAGTAAATCAGCTTCCGATATTTTGAATGGAGAGAAAATTGATGAGATCGAAACAAACTTAATGCTGCTTGATAAAGTTGGTGAAGCTGTAAAAAAAGATTCTCTGCCTATTGATGATATAAGAGGCAGTGCTTATTTCAGAAGAAACCTTGTTAAAACACTTTCACAACGGACACTAATTGAAGCAATAAATCGTGCAAAAAAATCTTTAAAAAAATAA
- a CDS encoding ketopantoate reductase family protein has product MDAGKYKIGVIGLGPVGLTLATHFKEAGCDVHICDVEKRKINLIRSSGIELVGRIEKLLYFNHVYSSVDDMLNNDIDVLISSVKAYHVNSIMEQIQKEKIKNTLLLIAQNGIEIRRMYHSLFNDSNILRMVINFAGNLNAPNVVNVTFFNPPNYIASIDDSKSETAQWLSDQLTGVNLETKCLDSFSIEDKVWEKTILNAALSPLCAISRLTMREAMAHPDTLVIIEQLILEAMEVGKAEDIKFGDNFVKLCIRYLKNAGDHFPSLAVDLLSGRETEIDFMNGKIVEFGKKHYIRTPLNLTFTNLVKAISHKNAFNIKDGISKELVSEGM; this is encoded by the coding sequence ATGGATGCAGGAAAATATAAAATTGGTGTGATCGGATTAGGTCCGGTTGGTCTGACTCTCGCGACACATTTTAAAGAAGCCGGATGTGATGTTCACATCTGCGATGTTGAAAAAAGAAAAATCAACCTGATAAGAAGCAGCGGAATTGAACTGGTAGGCAGAATTGAAAAGCTGTTATACTTTAATCACGTTTATTCATCTGTTGATGATATGCTGAATAATGATATTGATGTTCTGATAAGTTCTGTTAAAGCCTATCATGTTAATTCAATAATGGAGCAGATTCAAAAAGAAAAAATAAAAAATACACTTTTACTGATAGCTCAAAATGGTATTGAGATAAGAAGGATGTACCATAGTTTGTTTAATGATTCCAACATACTTAGGATGGTGATTAATTTTGCGGGAAATCTTAACGCACCGAATGTAGTGAATGTAACTTTTTTTAATCCGCCGAATTATATCGCTTCGATTGATGATTCAAAATCAGAAACGGCTCAGTGGCTTTCTGATCAACTTACAGGAGTAAATCTTGAAACAAAATGTCTTGATTCTTTTAGTATCGAAGATAAAGTCTGGGAAAAAACAATTCTTAATGCAGCACTCAGTCCTCTTTGTGCGATTTCAAGATTAACAATGAGAGAAGCGATGGCTCATCCCGATACTCTTGTGATAATTGAACAATTAATTTTAGAGGCAATGGAAGTCGGCAAAGCTGAGGATATTAAGTTCGGAGATAACTTTGTTAAGCTTTGTATCAGATATCTGAAAAATGCCGGTGATCACTTCCCTTCTCTCGCGGTTGATTTATTGAGCGGAAGAGAAACAGAGATTGATTTTATGAACGGGAAAATTGTTGAGTTCGGGAAAAAACATTACATCAGAACACCATTAAATCTGACATTCACAAATCTTGTTAAAGCTATTTCACATAAAAATGCTTTCAACATTAAAGATGGAATCAGTAAAGAACTTGTCAGCGAAGGAATGTGA
- a CDS encoding 2-hydroxyacyl-CoA dehydratase, translating to MYEIKATKVLRELMSDYYQSLGNHNKKIAWCTSVGPAELLRSFGFEVYFPENHGALLGASRTAGDYIPTAAKLGYSNDICSYLTSDIGAYLHKQTPLSKHYSLDSIPKPDLIVYSTNQCREVQDWFTYFSNEFKCQIAGIHPPRYLGEIKKSDIEDVANQYRDMIPVCEETSGKKFDLDSFRETVRLSKEATSLWRKVLETAKHSPPPISFFDGVIHMGPIVILRGTQTAVDYYKYLLEELSTNIETNTGFISKDRCRVYWEGMPIWGKLRFLSNLFVENNTAVVASTYCNSWIFDDFDEKNPFESTALAYSKIFINRSEKVKLEMLKHFIEEYRIDGVIFHDAKTCFNNSNARFGMPYRLREEANVETLVIEGDLCDLRFFSEGQTTTKIETFIEQLV from the coding sequence ATGTATGAAATAAAAGCAACAAAAGTTTTGAGGGAGTTGATGAGTGATTACTATCAGTCATTAGGTAATCACAATAAAAAAATTGCGTGGTGCACAAGTGTTGGTCCGGCTGAACTTCTCAGATCATTTGGGTTTGAAGTTTACTTCCCCGAAAATCATGGTGCATTGCTCGGTGCAAGCAGAACTGCAGGCGATTACATACCAACTGCTGCAAAGCTCGGTTACTCGAATGACATCTGCTCATATTTAACTTCGGATATCGGTGCTTATCTTCATAAACAAACTCCACTTTCAAAACATTATTCACTTGACTCGATTCCCAAACCAGACCTGATAGTGTACTCAACAAATCAGTGCCGGGAAGTTCAGGATTGGTTCACATATTTCAGCAATGAGTTTAAATGTCAGATCGCAGGAATTCATCCTCCCAGATATCTCGGCGAAATAAAAAAATCTGACATTGAGGATGTTGCAAATCAGTATAGAGATATGATACCTGTTTGTGAAGAAACTTCGGGTAAAAAATTTGATCTGGACAGCTTTAGAGAAACTGTAAGATTGAGCAAAGAAGCTACTTCGCTTTGGAGAAAAGTTCTGGAAACGGCAAAACATTCTCCTCCTCCAATAAGTTTTTTTGACGGTGTAATACACATGGGTCCGATTGTAATTTTAAGAGGAACTCAAACTGCCGTAGATTATTACAAGTATTTACTTGAGGAGTTGAGCACCAACATAGAAACAAATACCGGATTTATCAGCAAAGACAGATGCCGTGTTTATTGGGAAGGAATGCCTATCTGGGGAAAGCTGAGATTTTTATCAAACCTGTTCGTAGAAAACAATACTGCGGTTGTTGCATCTACTTACTGCAATAGCTGGATATTTGATGACTTCGATGAAAAAAATCCTTTCGAATCAACTGCACTTGCCTATTCTAAAATATTTATTAACAGAAGTGAAAAAGTAAAGCTTGAAATGTTAAAACACTTTATTGAAGAATATAGAATTGACGGCGTGATTTTTCACGACGCAAAAACGTGCTTTAATAATTCCAATGCCCGGTTTGGAATGCCATATCGTTTAAGAGAAGAAGCAAATGTTGAAACTCTTGTTATTGAAGGAGATTTATGTGATCTGAGATTTTTTTCTGAAGGACAAACAACAACTAAAATAGAAACATTCATTGAACAATTGGTTTAA